Proteins encoded within one genomic window of Saccharomyces mikatae IFO 1815 strain IFO1815 genome assembly, chromosome: 15:
- the TPO4 gene encoding Tpo4p (similar to Saccharomyces cerevisiae TPO4 (YOR273C); ancestral locus Anc_8.723), with the protein MTSPLTRPESNSRFQTNINQDSKAPNENLANGGNLDSSSSSTGSIMEDEKRSNSNADSSSTTNSEPIDSRNLDWDGPDDPDNPHNWPSWKKWYATMTSAFLCLVVTMGSSLYVSSVPELVAKYHVNQTLALAGLTFYLLGLSTVIGAPLSEVFGRKPIYLFSLPISMLFTMGVGLSNGHMRIILPLRFLSGVFASPALSVGSGTILDIFDVDQVSVAMTYFVLSPFLGPVLSPIMAGFATQAKGWRWSEWIQLIAGGLILPFIALMPETHKGIILRKRAKKRNMVLKKFSREDQKEFMKTTVTVTILRPLKMLVVEPIVFVFSVYVAFIFAILFGFFEAYAVIYRGVYHMSMGVSGLPFIGIGVGLWIAAFFYLYLDRKYLFPKAPAGTPPLSEDERTSKRTAPYRGARDPNTGKLLPVVPEKFLIACKFGSVALPIGLFWQAWTARPDVHWMAPVAAGVPFGFGLILIFFSVLMYFSTCYPPLTVASCLAANNLLRYVMSSVFPLFTIQMYTKMKIKWASTLFALLCVVMIPIPWVFEKWGSKLRHKSQFGYAAMQKEAETEGDIDELNTADGELNLTRMATLRTMETDPSTREKAGERLSLRRTHTQPLPAFFDHEGGQQQQNHNEPISNSLYSAVKDTEDGYSYSGMVADTSARIV; encoded by the coding sequence atgacTTCTCCTTTGACGAGACCCGAGTCTAACTCTAGATTCCAAACAAACATAAACCAAGATTCAAAAGCTCCAAATGAAAACTTAGCTAATGGTGGTAACTTAGattcctcatcttcttcgacAGGATCCATCATGGAGGATGAAAAGAGATCCAATTCAAATGCAGACTCGAGCAGTACTACAAATAGTGAGCCAATCGACTCAAGAAATCTCGATTGGGATGGGCCCGATGATCCAGACAACCCACACAATTGGCCTTCATGGAAGAAATGGTACGCTACTATGACTTCTGCATTCCTTTGTTTGGTCGTCACAATGGGTAGCTCCCTTTATGTATCATCTGTACCGGAGTTGGTGGCAAAATACCACGTCAACCAGACGCTGGCTCTTGCTGGGTTGACCTTCTATCTTCTGGGTTTATCGACTGTCATTGGTGCTCCATTAAGTGAAGTGTTTGGTCGTAAACCAATCTATTTGTTTTCCTTGCCTATCTCAATGCTTTTCACTATGGGTGTTGGTTTGTCCAACGGCCATATGAGGATTATCCTGCCCTTGAGGTTTTTATCTGGTGTGTTTGCATCCCCAGCCTTATCCGTTGGATCAGGTACCATTCTGGATATTTTTGACGTAGATCAAGTCTCTGTTGCAATGacatattttgttttatctCCATTTCTAGGGCCTGTTTTATCACCTATTATGGCAGGGTTTGCCACTCAAGCCAAAGGCTGGCGTTGGTCTGAATGGATCCAACTGATTGCTGGTGGGTTAATATTACCTTTTATTGCTCTAATGCCCGAGACCCATAAAGGTATTATTCTAAGAAAGCGTGccaaaaagagaaatatggTTCTGAAGAAATTTAGTAGGGAGGATCAAAAGGAATTCATGAAAACTACCGTGACTGTTACAATCTTAAGACCATTAAAAATGCTTGTAGTTGAACcaattgtttttgttttcagtGTTTATGTCGCTTTCATCTTTGCCATCTTAtttggattttttgaagcatACGCCGTTATTTATCGTGGTGTTTACCATATGAGTATGGGCGTATCTGGGTTACCATTTATTGGTATTGGTGTCGGTTTATGGATAGCTGCTTTCTTCTACCTTTATCTCGATAGAAAATATCTTTTCCCTAAAGCACCTGCTGGTACACCTCCACTGAGTGAAGATGAGAGAACCTCTAAGAGAACTGCTCCTTACAGAGGCGCAAGAGATCCAAACACTGGTAAGCTGTTGCCAGTAGTTCCAGAAAAGTTCCTAATTGCTTGTAAATTTGGTTCGGTAGCATTACCTATTGGTTTATTTTGGCAAGCATGGACTGCTAGACCAGATGTGCATTGGATGGCCCCGGTAGCTGCCGGTGTGCCTTTTGGCTTTggtttgattttgatttttttcagtgtTTTGATGTATTTCTCCACATGTTATCCACCATTAACCGTTGCATCTTGTTTGGCTGCAAACAATTTATTAAGATACGTTATGAGTAGTGTTTTCCCATTATTTACAATCCAAATGTACactaaaatgaaaatcaagTGGGCAAGCACTTTATTTGCCTTACTTTGTGTTGTAATGATTCCAATCCCATGGGTTTTCGAGAAATGGGGGAGTAAGTTAAGACACAAGTCACAGTTTGGTTATGCTGCTATGCAAAAAGAAGCTGAGACCGAAGGTGATATCGATGAACTGAATACTGCAGATGGTGAATTAAATCTAACAAGAATGGCCACGCTGAGGACCATGGAAACGGACCCTTCGACTAGAGAGAAAGCGGGCGAAAGACTATCGTTGCGCAGAACTCATACACAGCCGCTTCCTGCCTTTTTTGATCACGAGGGCGggcaacagcaacaaaatCATAATGAGCCCATTTCCAACAGTTTATACTCAGCTGTCAAAGATACCGAAGATGGTTACTCATATTCGGGAATGGTCGCTGATACTTCCGCTAGAATTGTTTGA